One genomic region from Sphingobacterium sp. UGAL515B_05 encodes:
- the eat gene encoding ethanolamine permease, whose product MSEPQLKKVLGPVMLWGLGVGYVISGMYFGWNLGLAEGGTLGLAIATIFVIVMYLTFTFSYTEMACAIPKAGGAFEYANRGLGKQLGFVAGIAQNIEFVFAPPAIAAAIGAYLHLLHPTVGYLTFAIGAYAIFTSMNILGVKLAASFELIVTVLAVVELVIFAGVTLPAFEYSNLERNALPNGFSGIFAAIPFAIWFFLAIEGIANVAEETINPQKNVLIGFGSAIVTLVVLCIVTFLSAVGVAGWEAVVYPVGSSEPSDSPLPLAIANVIDNHHILYKLLIGVGLLGLIASFHGIILAGGRATFEFGRVGFAPSILGKVHRRFKTPANALLVNMAIGVIALLTGKTAGIITIACFGAICLYIISMWSFFALRKNEPMLERPFKVPLYPMFPMLALVIAVVCLIAMIYYNPLTALLFFGLVILSYIYFLIFLDRDKTTKL is encoded by the coding sequence ATGAGTGAGCCTCAATTAAAGAAAGTTCTGGGTCCTGTTATGTTGTGGGGGTTAGGTGTAGGCTATGTGATCTCAGGAATGTATTTTGGATGGAATCTCGGTTTGGCCGAAGGGGGCACATTGGGGTTAGCCATTGCGACAATATTTGTTATTGTCATGTATCTAACATTTACCTTTAGCTATACGGAGATGGCCTGTGCGATACCAAAAGCCGGGGGTGCCTTTGAATATGCCAATAGGGGATTGGGTAAGCAATTGGGGTTTGTTGCTGGAATTGCACAAAACATTGAGTTTGTTTTCGCTCCTCCTGCAATAGCAGCAGCAATAGGTGCTTATTTGCATTTATTACATCCTACGGTTGGCTATCTTACTTTCGCTATTGGCGCTTATGCCATTTTCACTTCAATGAATATATTGGGGGTTAAGCTTGCGGCATCATTTGAATTGATTGTGACAGTCCTAGCTGTAGTCGAATTAGTGATATTTGCAGGAGTAACGCTACCAGCATTCGAATATTCCAACCTTGAGCGCAATGCTTTACCGAACGGTTTTTCTGGTATTTTTGCAGCGATTCCATTTGCAATTTGGTTTTTTCTGGCTATTGAAGGCATCGCCAATGTTGCCGAAGAAACTATCAATCCGCAGAAAAACGTGTTAATTGGATTCGGATCTGCGATTGTAACTTTAGTTGTACTTTGTATCGTTACATTTTTGTCTGCGGTTGGTGTTGCAGGCTGGGAAGCCGTTGTGTATCCTGTGGGTAGTTCCGAGCCATCAGATTCACCATTGCCACTTGCTATTGCAAATGTGATCGATAATCACCATATCCTTTATAAATTACTAATTGGTGTTGGTCTACTGGGACTCATAGCTTCTTTTCATGGTATTATACTCGCTGGTGGTAGGGCGACCTTTGAATTTGGAAGGGTGGGATTTGCACCATCAATACTCGGAAAAGTACATAGGCGGTTTAAAACTCCGGCTAATGCACTGCTTGTCAATATGGCAATTGGTGTAATCGCGTTGCTTACGGGTAAGACTGCGGGTATTATTACTATTGCTTGTTTCGGCGCAATCTGTCTCTATATTATTTCCATGTGGTCATTTTTTGCATTGCGAAAGAATGAACCAATGCTGGAACGACCATTTAAAGTTCCTCTGTATCCAATGTTTCCAATGCTGGCTTTAGTTATCGCTGTCGTGTGTTTGATAGCAATGATCTATTATAACCCATTGACGGCTTTACTATTCTTCGGGCTTGTCATTTTATCCTATATCTATTTCCTAATCTTCCTTGACAGGGACAAAACCACCAAATTATGA
- a CDS encoding glutamine synthetase family protein yields MIDKNEIISRLKECASTHVKVAVADIDGVLRGKFMHRDKFLSALDNEFGFCSVVFGWDVNDQVYDNVEVTGWHTGYGDFPARIDKNTFRLIPWQEDIPFFLADFDSPNTRDQNVCPRALLKNILSQSETAGYKPIFSQEFEWFNFVKANNGSSPNVFKDMMPITSGMFGYSVLRMSDNYGFFQDLLAMLEKFGVPLEGLHTETGPGVLEAAIQCSETLEAADRATLFKSAVKEIGKKHGITASFMAKQTKELPGCSGHVHQSLWDLDKEKNLFYDKEDQLGMSKLMKHFLAGQLYCLPDILPLLAPTVNSYKRLTEGAWAPTTLTWGVDNRTTALRVIEGGPKATRIEHRVVGSDVNPYLAIAACLASGLYGIKHELSLDNTHTVGNGYKDLEHGVLPRNLYEATSRLAQSELAAQLFGEKFVDHFCKSRMWEWRQFSEQVTDWETKRYFEII; encoded by the coding sequence ATGATCGATAAAAATGAAATTATTTCTAGATTAAAAGAATGTGCGAGCACGCATGTCAAAGTCGCAGTAGCCGACATAGACGGTGTCTTAAGGGGAAAATTTATGCACCGTGATAAGTTTCTCTCTGCGCTAGATAATGAATTTGGATTCTGTTCGGTAGTGTTCGGATGGGATGTTAATGATCAAGTTTATGATAATGTAGAAGTTACAGGCTGGCATACCGGATATGGGGATTTTCCTGCACGTATAGATAAAAACACATTTCGGCTGATTCCTTGGCAAGAAGATATTCCTTTTTTTTTAGCTGATTTCGACTCTCCAAATACTAGAGATCAGAATGTATGCCCGAGAGCACTACTAAAAAACATCCTTTCACAGTCAGAGACCGCAGGATATAAACCAATTTTTTCACAGGAATTCGAATGGTTTAATTTTGTGAAAGCTAATAACGGATCTTCACCAAATGTCTTTAAAGATATGATGCCGATTACTTCGGGTATGTTTGGTTATTCCGTCTTGCGGATGTCGGATAATTACGGCTTTTTTCAGGACTTGCTAGCCATGCTCGAAAAGTTTGGTGTACCACTTGAAGGTCTACATACAGAGACGGGACCAGGTGTACTGGAAGCAGCTATCCAATGCAGTGAAACTCTTGAAGCTGCAGATAGAGCGACACTTTTTAAATCTGCCGTAAAAGAAATTGGAAAGAAACATGGGATCACTGCGAGTTTCATGGCCAAGCAGACAAAGGAGTTGCCAGGCTGTAGCGGACACGTGCATCAGAGTCTTTGGGATCTTGACAAAGAGAAAAACCTCTTCTATGATAAAGAAGATCAGCTTGGAATGAGCAAGCTGATGAAACATTTTCTTGCCGGTCAACTGTATTGTTTACCTGACATACTTCCACTGCTTGCACCAACTGTTAACAGCTATAAGCGGTTAACTGAAGGAGCGTGGGCGCCCACAACGTTGACTTGGGGGGTAGACAATCGCACCACAGCACTCCGTGTCATCGAAGGAGGACCTAAAGCTACACGTATTGAGCATCGTGTTGTCGGCTCGGATGTGAATCCCTATCTGGCTATTGCGGCATGTTTAGCAAGTGGACTGTATGGTATCAAACATGAACTGTCACTGGACAATACTCATACCGTTGGTAATGGTTATAAGGATCTCGAGCATGGGGTCTTGCCTAGAAATCTTTATGAGGCTACCAGCCGATTGGCTCAATCAGAACTAGCAGCTCAATTATTTGGAGAAAAGTTTGTTGACCATTTCTGCAAATCCAGAATGTGGGAATGGCGGCAGTTTTCTGAACAAGTAACCGATTGGGAAACAAAAAGATATTTTGAAATTATTTAA
- a CDS encoding iron-containing alcohol dehydrogenase, protein MDTERIYGFNFPTQIRFGAGAINELPDYLLANGLSRPLLVTDPTIAQLPFFKEIQQKLTIKGIDVIVFHELHKNPVKSNVLLGGDVFRGQNRDSIIGVGGGAALDVARAIALRAYHHLDLFDYDDLIGGDIYVTNEIPPLIAVPTTAGTGSEVGRSAIISEDETKKKRILFSPKLMARIVFADPLLTMDLPPFITAATGMDALTHNMEAYLAKGYHPMCDGIALEGMAMVAGSIEKATKESDLASRSKMLLASLMGAVAFQKGLGVVHSLAHPLSSLLDTHHGLANAVNLPYGMQFNYPGFEDRFERMAMALGLGNDAGDRVVDYLFNLNVRLGLPTQLSAIGVQREHLEPLSQLASVDFCHPSNPKPVSTEDFRAIYETAYGGK, encoded by the coding sequence ATGGATACAGAAAGAATTTATGGTTTTAATTTTCCGACACAGATTCGTTTTGGTGCAGGGGCTATCAATGAACTACCTGACTACTTATTGGCAAATGGTCTGAGTCGCCCTTTGTTGGTAACCGATCCCACTATTGCTCAATTGCCATTTTTTAAAGAAATTCAGCAGAAGCTGACAATTAAAGGGATTGATGTTATCGTCTTCCATGAGCTGCACAAAAATCCCGTAAAATCAAACGTACTCCTGGGTGGCGATGTCTTTAGGGGACAAAATAGAGATTCCATAATTGGCGTCGGTGGCGGGGCTGCACTGGACGTAGCTCGAGCAATTGCATTGCGTGCATATCATCACCTTGACCTGTTCGACTATGATGATTTGATTGGTGGAGATATTTATGTGACCAATGAAATACCACCTTTGATTGCGGTACCTACAACGGCGGGAACTGGAAGTGAGGTAGGGCGGAGCGCTATTATCTCCGAAGATGAAACCAAGAAGAAAAGGATTCTGTTTAGCCCCAAGTTGATGGCAAGGATAGTATTTGCTGATCCCTTACTTACGATGGATCTTCCGCCGTTTATTACTGCGGCGACAGGAATGGATGCACTTACGCATAATATGGAAGCTTATTTAGCCAAGGGATATCATCCGATGTGTGATGGGATAGCGCTTGAAGGAATGGCGATGGTGGCTGGTTCAATTGAAAAGGCAACCAAGGAATCCGATTTAGCGTCGCGCTCAAAAATGCTTTTGGCATCTTTGATGGGTGCTGTTGCCTTTCAGAAAGGATTGGGAGTCGTTCATAGCTTGGCACATCCGCTATCGTCGCTCCTTGATACCCATCATGGACTAGCCAACGCTGTGAATTTACCCTACGGAATGCAGTTTAACTATCCCGGTTTCGAAGATCGTTTCGAGCGCATGGCCATGGCTCTTGGCCTTGGTAACGACGCTGGAGATCGCGTAGTGGACTATCTATTTAACCTCAATGTACGATTGGGGCTGCCTACACAGCTATCAGCCATTGGTGTACAAAGGGAGCATTTAGAACCGCTATCACAATTGGCATCTGTTGATTTTTGCCATCCATCAAACCCTAAACCTGTTAGCACAGAAGATTTTCGAGCTATTTATGAGACCGCATACGGAGGAAAATAA
- a CDS encoding gamma-glutamyl-gamma-aminobutyrate hydrolase family protein → MIKIGISACFFYPDTGRAVFGHKSLSYMENDMARWICKKGVLPVLLPDLENTLLDDILADMDGIILQGGSDIAPQHYGEEPIGHWRGDPYRDQYELKILDYAIKHHKPVLGICRGFQLMNVYFGGTMYQDIASQLPEAGIHRSAILYDTINHPIHIESGTLFDRLYGHVLNPLVNTVHHQAIKDLGRDLEVYARSDDGFIEAFGYIKEAPGKVMGVQWHPEFSPTQGGILLDEDLIFNVFIEHARQHRN, encoded by the coding sequence ATGATAAAAATTGGTATCAGTGCCTGTTTTTTTTATCCAGACACCGGAAGGGCGGTCTTTGGTCATAAGTCATTGAGTTATATGGAAAATGATATGGCCAGATGGATATGTAAAAAAGGTGTTCTTCCGGTACTATTGCCTGATCTTGAAAATACATTATTAGATGATATCTTAGCGGATATGGACGGTATAATTCTTCAGGGCGGGAGTGATATAGCGCCACAGCATTATGGGGAGGAACCGATAGGCCACTGGAGAGGGGATCCATATCGGGATCAATATGAGTTAAAAATATTGGATTACGCCATTAAGCATCATAAACCTGTTTTGGGTATCTGCAGAGGTTTTCAATTGATGAACGTTTATTTTGGAGGTACAATGTATCAGGATATTGCCAGCCAGTTGCCAGAAGCAGGGATTCATCGATCAGCAATTTTATATGATACGATCAATCATCCGATACATATTGAATCGGGAACACTTTTCGACAGGTTATATGGTCATGTCCTCAACCCATTAGTAAATACCGTCCATCATCAGGCGATTAAGGATCTCGGGCGCGACCTTGAGGTATATGCGCGTTCAGATGATGGATTTATTGAGGCATTTGGATATATTAAAGAAGCGCCCGGTAAGGTTATGGGGGTGCAATGGCATCCCGAGTTCTCTCCAACACAAGGAGGAATACTTTTAGATGAAGATTTGATTTTTAATGTTTTTATTGAACATGCAAGACAACATAGAAATTAG
- a CDS encoding FadR/GntR family transcriptional regulator, protein MKTEAIVRKSLAEEVATAIEEKIKSGEFPVESKLPTEPELMKQFAVGRSSIREAVKYLSQSGYLNVQQGLGTFVKSRTGHHALDSKIEKANFNDIFEVRHVLELRIIEKAALNRTSKGLKDMAQALKNRAKYAEMGNLTACVNADIAFHSAIAESCGNSILTALYTTLSEHVNKFFMTIYKDTVPFLTSQQQHEELMLAIKDKEVKKAVDIANRIIQQL, encoded by the coding sequence ATGAAGACTGAAGCTATCGTACGAAAATCTCTGGCAGAGGAAGTTGCCACAGCAATTGAGGAAAAAATAAAATCGGGAGAATTTCCTGTTGAATCTAAGCTTCCAACGGAACCAGAATTGATGAAACAATTTGCTGTGGGCAGATCCAGCATTCGTGAAGCCGTCAAATATTTAAGTCAATCAGGCTATCTAAATGTGCAACAGGGGCTTGGTACTTTTGTCAAAAGTCGTACCGGTCATCATGCCCTTGATTCAAAAATTGAGAAAGCCAATTTTAACGATATTTTTGAAGTTAGACACGTATTAGAGTTACGAATTATTGAAAAAGCAGCCTTAAATCGTACTTCGAAAGGTCTCAAAGATATGGCGCAGGCACTTAAAAATAGAGCTAAATACGCCGAAATGGGAAATTTGACCGCTTGCGTTAATGCTGATATTGCCTTTCACAGTGCAATTGCTGAATCATGTGGAAATAGTATTTTGACCGCTTTATATACAACCTTGTCTGAGCATGTCAATAAGTTCTTCATGACTATTTATAAGGATACAGTCCCCTTCCTAACTTCACAACAGCAACACGAGGAACTGATGTTGGCAATCAAAGATAAAGAAGTGAAAAAAGCTGTTGATATTGCTAACCGAATTATCCAACAACTGTAA
- a CDS encoding Na+/H+ antiporter — MLENFEFYLFLVLLITMLIMVARKIQVAYPVLLVLAGLVISFIPGVPPIKIEPELIFIIFLPPLLYEAAWSTSWKELWRWRRIIFSFAFVVVFFTALSVAIFANYFIPGFSLALGFLLGGIVSPPDAVSAGAILKFVKVPKRLASILEGESLLNDASSLIIFRFAMIAAATGQYVWYQAAGSFIWMCVGGVGIGLIIAYIFLKMHKLLPTDSNTDILLTFIAPFSMYLMTEQLHASGVLAVVSGGLFLSYRSHDFLSSASRIRTVTVWESFCFLLNGIVFMLIGLDLPEIVSGLGDTNISTAIGYGVAVTIVLILVRIFAGYAAVITTLIMRNFITVADAQSPGWQTPLIIGWTGMRGVVSLAAALSIPLTLADGTPFPQRNLILFITFVVILLTLLVQGLTLPFILRKIKLVDRDFVRSEKEIDYEIQNRLAQVAVDKIRNDYADKVESFPTLKDQLQKYENQLRSSEIIINYAEYRKIYIDILESQRIWLINKNREELLLDEEIIRKHLRLLDLQEERLNMRS; from the coding sequence ATGTTAGAAAATTTTGAATTTTATTTATTTTTAGTTCTATTGATCACCATGCTAATCATGGTGGCAAGAAAAATCCAGGTCGCATACCCTGTTCTACTCGTATTGGCGGGACTTGTAATAAGTTTTATCCCTGGAGTTCCCCCTATTAAAATAGAGCCTGAATTAATATTCATCATCTTTTTACCACCGCTATTATACGAAGCTGCTTGGTCAACTTCCTGGAAAGAACTCTGGCGATGGCGCAGGATTATCTTCAGCTTTGCCTTCGTCGTCGTATTTTTCACAGCATTATCGGTTGCCATATTTGCTAACTATTTTATACCAGGATTCTCTCTGGCCTTAGGTTTTTTACTAGGAGGAATAGTTTCCCCTCCTGACGCGGTTAGCGCTGGTGCAATTTTAAAATTTGTAAAGGTACCCAAAAGATTAGCCTCCATTCTAGAAGGCGAAAGTTTATTGAACGATGCTTCCTCATTAATAATTTTTCGATTTGCCATGATTGCCGCAGCTACTGGTCAATATGTCTGGTACCAAGCTGCTGGAAGCTTTATTTGGATGTGTGTTGGTGGTGTAGGAATTGGTCTTATCATCGCGTATATTTTCCTCAAAATGCACAAACTTTTGCCTACCGATTCCAATACAGACATATTATTAACTTTCATAGCGCCTTTTTCGATGTATTTGATGACAGAACAACTTCACGCTTCAGGGGTTTTGGCGGTAGTGAGTGGCGGCCTATTTCTCTCTTACCGAAGTCACGATTTCTTGAGTAGTGCATCTCGAATCCGAACAGTAACCGTATGGGAAAGCTTCTGCTTTTTGTTAAATGGAATCGTCTTTATGCTTATTGGATTAGATTTACCTGAGATAGTTTCTGGATTGGGCGATACTAATATCTCTACTGCAATTGGCTATGGTGTAGCCGTTACAATAGTACTTATTCTTGTAAGAATTTTTGCAGGATATGCGGCCGTCATTACGACATTGATTATGAGAAATTTTATAACAGTTGCAGATGCACAGTCGCCAGGTTGGCAAACTCCCTTGATTATTGGTTGGACGGGAATGCGTGGTGTCGTTTCCCTGGCCGCAGCACTGTCTATTCCCTTGACGTTAGCAGATGGTACTCCATTTCCCCAAAGAAACCTTATTCTTTTCATCACTTTTGTCGTGATTCTTCTAACTTTACTCGTTCAAGGCCTAACACTTCCTTTTATATTAAGAAAAATCAAATTAGTTGACAGAGATTTTGTACGAAGTGAGAAGGAAATCGACTATGAAATTCAGAATAGACTGGCTCAAGTGGCTGTTGACAAAATCCGAAACGACTATGCCGACAAAGTGGAAAGCTTTCCGACCTTGAAAGATCAGTTACAGAAATATGAAAATCAATTGCGGAGCTCGGAAATCATCATTAATTATGCCGAATACCGTAAAATATATATCGATATTCTTGAGTCACAACGTATCTGGCTTATCAATAAAAATCGGGAAGAACTTTTGTTAGACGAAGAGATTATCAGAAAACATCTTCGTTTATTAGATCTCCAGGAAGAAAGATTAAATATGAGAAGTTAG
- a CDS encoding serine hydrolase: MDSIKVLPIIAILVIAVATVSAQTKHRLKNSIAEVESSLIPTVRFEGEPPWDIRSRMEFYHVPGLSIAVIKDQKVLWSKAYGFADLESKTPVTSSTLFQLASMSKPVSAYAALKEVELGKLNPNADVNVYLKSWRISDNDLTKAKNVTLKNILSHTAGFTVSGFPGYKVIDPIPTAVEILSGVKPANTPMVYVDKLPGSNFRYSGGGYTVLQQMIVDIEGKDYGSIMEEKVLSPLGMKNSTFAQPLPESKRQFAATAYTMDGKKVVGRYHVYPEQAAAGLWSTAEDYARFVIDIQRTLNGKSSLVISKKMAEEFTSPYIEPIVGLGVFLEDYNGSSYFCHGGWNEGFSSYFVGSKTSGDGVVILTNTNQPEFISELVRAVALTYQWPNYLAPVNKILPLRNQDLQVYGGRYRVDKYGFIKVYKENGKLMSVQNLDKPVELVKVAADTFAMRDRNVMVVFPKDSVTDRYELVQILRDKKIYSRNPKLSENDIIPFEFIMQGNYEDAVKAYQKAKEIDNAHELLSEGFLNSAGYELLSQNKIDQAIQMFRVNTVLYPNSENVYDSIAEAYLKAGQKTSAKENYKKVLKINPKNEKVNKVLESL, translated from the coding sequence ATGGACAGCATAAAAGTTTTACCTATAATAGCAATTTTAGTGATAGCTGTAGCAACAGTCTCAGCGCAAACGAAACATCGTTTGAAGAACAGTATAGCCGAAGTCGAATCCAGTTTAATACCAACAGTTCGTTTCGAGGGAGAACCCCCTTGGGATATACGATCACGAATGGAATTCTACCATGTTCCCGGACTAAGTATAGCTGTAATCAAAGATCAAAAAGTGCTATGGAGTAAGGCATACGGCTTTGCGGATCTTGAATCGAAAACACCTGTCACCTCCAGTACGCTGTTTCAATTGGCCTCCATGAGCAAACCTGTGAGTGCATATGCGGCTTTGAAAGAAGTGGAGCTTGGCAAGTTAAATCCGAATGCCGATGTGAATGTATATCTGAAATCATGGAGGATATCAGATAATGACCTGACCAAAGCAAAAAATGTTACGCTTAAGAATATCCTCAGTCATACGGCTGGTTTCACGGTCAGTGGATTTCCGGGGTATAAAGTTATAGACCCAATTCCTACAGCGGTTGAAATACTGAGTGGTGTAAAGCCAGCTAATACACCGATGGTTTATGTTGATAAACTTCCTGGCTCAAATTTTCGATATTCAGGCGGTGGGTATACGGTACTTCAACAGATGATCGTTGACATTGAAGGAAAAGATTATGGCAGTATTATGGAAGAAAAGGTACTCTCACCTTTGGGTATGAAAAATAGTACTTTTGCCCAGCCTCTTCCTGAATCAAAAAGACAATTTGCGGCGACGGCTTATACGATGGATGGCAAAAAGGTCGTAGGAAGATATCATGTCTACCCGGAACAGGCGGCTGCGGGCCTATGGTCAACAGCAGAAGATTACGCTAGATTCGTAATCGATATTCAACGGACCTTAAATGGCAAAAGTAGTCTTGTTATCTCTAAGAAGATGGCAGAAGAATTCACAAGTCCCTATATTGAACCTATTGTAGGATTAGGTGTATTCCTAGAAGATTATAACGGCTCATCTTATTTTTGTCATGGCGGTTGGAACGAAGGCTTTAGCTCTTATTTTGTGGGAAGTAAAACAAGCGGAGATGGAGTTGTCATACTCACGAATACAAACCAGCCTGAATTTATCAGCGAACTTGTACGCGCTGTCGCATTAACGTATCAATGGCCCAATTATCTTGCTCCTGTAAATAAAATTTTGCCTTTAAGAAATCAAGATCTGCAGGTCTATGGCGGACGTTATCGGGTTGATAAATATGGATTTATAAAAGTGTACAAGGAAAATGGTAAACTAATGTCTGTCCAAAATCTAGATAAGCCAGTCGAATTGGTTAAAGTGGCTGCAGATACTTTTGCCATGCGAGATCGCAATGTGATGGTTGTCTTCCCAAAAGATTCTGTGACAGATCGATATGAACTTGTGCAGATCTTGCGTGATAAAAAGATTTACTCCAGAAATCCCAAACTTAGTGAGAACGATATTATTCCTTTTGAATTTATTATGCAAGGAAACTATGAAGATGCAGTAAAAGCTTATCAAAAAGCAAAGGAAATTGATAATGCACATGAATTACTCTCGGAAGGCTTTTTGAATAGTGCTGGTTATGAGTTGCTTAGTCAGAATAAAATAGATCAAGCTATTCAAATGTTTAGAGTTAATACGGTCCTATATCCGAATAGTGAAAATGTTTATGATAGTATAGCTGAGGCCTACCTGAAAGCGGGGCAAAAAACTAGTGCAAAGGAGAATTATAAAAAGGTCTTAAAAATTAATCCGAAAAATGAGAAAGTAAACAAGGTTTTAGAGTCGTTATAA
- a CDS encoding aldehyde dehydrogenase family protein, protein MQDNIEIRNPATGVVEALLPSTTTIELDAMMRLLKHGQRDWVKVPLQDRLDCILRFGQLISANKQELAEILTKETGKPITQSYNEIGGAQNRIDHLQQNAVKWLSEEVIISEGATLENIRYEPLGVIANISAWNFPYNVGFNVFLYALVAGNAVLYKPSEFAALTGRQFAKYLYQAGIPDNVFQCVVGGGQIGQHMLSLSLDGYFFTGSYKTGLHIATTVAHKLVPVQLELGGKDPLYVAEDVTDVRRAAISAAEGAFYNNGQSCCAVERIYVSEKIYDQFVEAFVEEVASYTVGDPMDADTFIGPLTRAAQLNILADQVIDALEKGAKLRLGGHSLEGNGYYYAPTVFENCNHSMALMLDETFGPLIGIQKVSSDDEATNLMQDTKYGLTAAVFSSDRDRAMRILEKMDTGTVYWNCCDRVSPNVPWSGRRNSGLGSTLSTQGIRAFVQPKAYHLRP, encoded by the coding sequence ATGCAAGACAACATAGAAATTAGAAATCCCGCAACTGGCGTTGTAGAGGCGCTGTTGCCTTCCACGACAACCATTGAGTTGGACGCAATGATGAGGCTGTTAAAACATGGACAACGCGATTGGGTTAAAGTACCTTTACAAGATCGTCTGGATTGTATCCTGCGATTTGGACAATTGATATCGGCCAACAAGCAAGAGCTTGCGGAGATCCTTACCAAAGAAACGGGTAAACCAATTACACAATCGTACAATGAGATTGGCGGAGCACAAAATCGTATTGATCATCTTCAGCAGAATGCGGTAAAATGGCTTTCTGAAGAAGTTATAATAAGTGAAGGAGCTACTTTGGAAAACATCCGATATGAACCTCTTGGCGTGATTGCCAATATCTCCGCATGGAACTTTCCTTACAATGTTGGATTTAATGTTTTTCTGTATGCGTTAGTTGCGGGTAATGCGGTTCTATATAAACCATCTGAATTTGCGGCTTTGACGGGACGGCAGTTTGCAAAATACCTTTATCAAGCAGGCATTCCTGATAATGTATTCCAATGCGTTGTCGGTGGTGGGCAGATCGGTCAGCATATGCTATCATTGTCATTGGACGGTTATTTCTTTACTGGGTCCTATAAAACTGGATTGCATATAGCAACAACAGTAGCACATAAATTGGTTCCGGTACAGCTTGAACTAGGTGGAAAAGACCCGCTATATGTTGCAGAGGATGTGACAGATGTCAGGCGGGCTGCGATTTCGGCTGCTGAAGGAGCGTTCTACAATAATGGACAGAGCTGTTGTGCCGTCGAACGCATCTACGTTTCTGAAAAGATATACGATCAGTTTGTTGAGGCCTTTGTTGAAGAAGTCGCTTCCTATACTGTTGGTGACCCCATGGATGCGGATACTTTTATTGGCCCATTAACCCGTGCTGCACAGTTGAATATCCTTGCAGACCAAGTAATAGATGCGCTGGAAAAGGGAGCAAAACTTCGTTTAGGGGGACATTCGCTCGAAGGAAATGGATATTATTATGCCCCTACAGTTTTCGAAAATTGTAACCATAGCATGGCGCTCATGCTTGACGAGACCTTTGGCCCGTTGATTGGTATTCAGAAGGTATCTTCCGATGATGAAGCAACTAATTTGATGCAAGATACGAAATATGGCCTTACAGCGGCGGTATTCTCTTCAGATCGCGATAGAGCTATGCGTATACTCGAAAAAATGGATACAGGAACAGTATATTGGAATTGTTGTGATAGGGTAAGTCCTAATGTGCCTTGGTCAGGACGTCGAAACTCAGGATTGGGTTCGACTTTATCCACTCAAGGTATCCGCGCATTTGTTCAGCCCAAAGCCTACCATTTACGGCCCTAG
- a CDS encoding Lrp/AsnC family transcriptional regulator, translating into MKLDEKDLMILDLLQQDANISNKKIADRVSLSMTPVYERIKKLTATSVLKQKVYLLDRRKLELNLMVLVSISMEKHSNESALLFMEEIQKFPEVVECFHVTGAFDYQIKVMVRDVDHYHEFNFSKLATIKGIRHMESYFVMKEIVNTNRLPLFL; encoded by the coding sequence ATGAAATTGGATGAGAAAGACCTTATGATTCTGGATCTACTGCAACAGGATGCAAATATCAGTAACAAGAAAATAGCTGATCGTGTTAGTTTATCTATGACTCCTGTATATGAAAGAATTAAGAAATTGACAGCAACTTCGGTTTTAAAGCAGAAGGTCTATCTACTAGATAGAAGAAAACTTGAGCTTAATCTGATGGTTTTAGTATCTATTAGTATGGAGAAACATTCGAATGAAAGTGCACTACTATTTATGGAAGAGATACAAAAGTTTCCGGAAGTAGTTGAGTGTTTTCATGTAACTGGCGCATTTGATTATCAAATCAAGGTGATGGTAAGGGATGTTGATCACTATCACGAGTTCAATTTCAGCAAACTGGCAACCATCAAAGGAATCAGACACATGGAAAGTTATTTCGTGATGAAGGAAATTGTGAATACAAACCGACTTCCGCTCTTTCTTTAA